One Paenibacillus riograndensis SBR5 DNA segment encodes these proteins:
- a CDS encoding response regulator transcription factor produces MATILVVEDEKPISDLITMNLKLVGHRFFKAFDGEQMQQILEQEKIDLILLDVMLPVMDGFEWMRRRRHPGVPVIFITAKDSLADRITGFELGADDYIIKPFEILELLARINAVLRRSVKEEEGFLAGDVEVRLQARKIYKNGQLVELTAREFELLEVLIQNRNIALSREKLLELAWGYEFEGDTRTVDVHIRQLRKKLGWEERINTVYKLGYRLEAER; encoded by the coding sequence ATGGCAACGATATTGGTAGTCGAGGATGAGAAGCCGATCAGCGATCTGATTACGATGAATCTAAAGCTGGTTGGCCATCGGTTTTTTAAAGCTTTTGACGGGGAACAGATGCAGCAGATTCTAGAGCAGGAGAAAATCGATCTTATTCTGCTGGATGTGATGCTGCCGGTTATGGATGGGTTTGAATGGATGAGGCGGCGCCGTCATCCGGGTGTTCCGGTTATTTTTATTACCGCCAAGGATTCATTGGCTGACCGCATCACCGGCTTTGAGCTGGGCGCGGACGATTATATCATTAAGCCGTTTGAAATTTTGGAGCTGCTGGCCCGGATTAATGCCGTTTTGCGCCGCAGCGTCAAGGAAGAAGAAGGGTTTCTGGCCGGGGATGTTGAGGTGCGTCTGCAGGCGCGGAAGATCTATAAGAACGGGCAGCTTGTCGAACTGACGGCGAGAGAATTTGAATTGCTGGAGGTTCTGATTCAGAACCGGAATATTGCCTTATCCCGGGAAAAACTGCTGGAACTGGCCTGGGGTTATGAATTTGAAGGAGATACCCGGACAGTGGATGTGCATATCCGGCAGCTGCGCAAAAAACTGGGCTGGGAAGAACGGATCAATACGGTGTACAAGCTGGGTTACCGTCTGGAAGCGGAGAGGTAG
- the hcp gene encoding hydroxylamine reductase: MSEMFCFQCQEAAKGSGCTIQGVCGKTSEVANLQDLLLYTLKGISIFAQRGRELGITDPATEKFITGSMFATITNANFTPEHFTARIREGLALRDQWRNRLSSAGAEAALSGHDAALWTAGTDEDLLLKAQEVGVLATEHEDIRSLRELLTYGLKGMAAYMEHAAVLGYVEPDAQAFMEKGLASVLDDTLSGDELTALVLECGKMGVAVMALLDRANTSTYGNPEITKVNIGVGTRPGILISGHDLKDMESLLKQTEGTGVDVYTHSEMLPAHYYPAFKKYSHFVGNYGNAWWKQNEEFASFNGPILMTTNCIVPPKDSYINRLYTTGHTGFPGVQHIAAGENGEKDFTAIIEQAKNCEPPTELETGEIVGGFAHAAVMNVADQVVEAVQSGAIKQFFVMAGCDGRMKSRNYYTDFAAELPGDTVILTAGCAKYKYNKLALGEIGGIPRVLDAGQCNDSYSLVVIAMKLKEVFGLADINDLPIAYNIAWYEQKAVIVLLALLYLGVKNIHLGPTLPAFLSPNVAKVLVDTFGISGITTVKEDMEHFIAVV, from the coding sequence ATGAGTGAAATGTTCTGTTTTCAATGTCAGGAGGCGGCGAAGGGATCAGGCTGCACCATCCAGGGAGTCTGCGGCAAAACCAGCGAGGTGGCGAATCTCCAGGATCTGCTGCTGTATACGCTGAAAGGCATTTCAATCTTTGCACAGCGGGGCCGCGAGCTTGGCATCACTGATCCGGCCACGGAGAAATTTATCACCGGGAGCATGTTCGCGACCATCACCAATGCAAACTTCACCCCGGAGCATTTCACAGCACGCATCAGGGAAGGACTGGCACTTCGTGACCAGTGGAGAAACCGGCTGAGCTCAGCAGGGGCAGAGGCGGCTCTTTCCGGTCATGATGCAGCCCTCTGGACGGCCGGTACGGATGAAGACCTTCTGCTGAAAGCACAAGAGGTAGGTGTTCTTGCCACAGAACATGAAGATATCCGTTCGCTGCGCGAGCTGCTGACCTATGGGCTCAAAGGGATGGCGGCTTACATGGAGCATGCGGCGGTGCTGGGTTATGTTGAGCCTGATGCTCAGGCTTTTATGGAAAAAGGCTTGGCGTCAGTGCTGGATGACACGCTTAGCGGCGACGAGCTGACTGCACTGGTGCTGGAATGCGGGAAAATGGGCGTAGCGGTCATGGCGCTGCTGGACCGGGCGAATACATCGACTTACGGCAACCCGGAAATCACCAAAGTGAACATCGGTGTGGGAACCCGTCCGGGGATTCTAATCAGCGGGCATGACCTGAAGGATATGGAGTCTCTGCTCAAGCAGACGGAAGGGACCGGAGTGGATGTGTACACACACAGCGAGATGCTGCCGGCCCACTATTATCCTGCATTCAAAAAGTACAGCCATTTCGTAGGCAATTACGGCAACGCCTGGTGGAAGCAAAATGAGGAATTCGCGAGCTTTAACGGTCCGATTCTGATGACTACGAACTGCATTGTACCACCTAAGGACAGCTATATTAACCGTCTGTACACCACAGGCCATACAGGTTTCCCCGGGGTTCAGCATATTGCAGCCGGTGAGAACGGGGAGAAGGATTTCACCGCGATCATCGAGCAGGCCAAGAACTGTGAACCGCCAACCGAACTGGAGACTGGAGAAATTGTCGGCGGCTTCGCCCACGCTGCGGTAATGAATGTGGCAGATCAGGTGGTAGAGGCTGTGCAGAGCGGCGCGATCAAGCAGTTCTTTGTGATGGCAGGCTGCGACGGCCGGATGAAGAGCCGGAATTACTATACAGATTTCGCTGCCGAGCTGCCGGGAGATACCGTCATTCTGACGGCGGGCTGTGCAAAATATAAATACAACAAGCTGGCGCTTGGTGAGATCGGCGGGATTCCCCGCGTACTGGATGCCGGACAATGCAACGATTCCTATTCTCTGGTCGTGATTGCAATGAAACTGAAGGAAGTATTCGGGCTGGCTGACATCAATGATCTGCCGATTGCCTACAATATTGCCTGGTACGAGCAGAAGGCGGTCATTGTGCTGCTGGCGCTCCTGTATTTGGGCGTCAAGAATATCCATCTCGGCCCGACGCTTCCGGCCTTCCTCTCCCCGAATGTAGCCAAAGTGCTGGTAGACACCTTCGGAATTAGCGGCATTACAACTGTAAAAGAGGACATGGAGCATTTCATCGCTGTGGTATAA
- a CDS encoding Crp/Fnr family transcriptional regulator: protein MKPDPAVLQACLLFRGRSVEEIESLLQKMIYTVSEYPRKTVILAEGDKADRLGIVLSGRVEVQKNHPTGSGVTIAHLNQGQTIGEAVLFRRNNSVPATVTASDPCTVMFIGKQELLRMFSADTDLLTRFIENLSERLVLVNRKIEILSAGPLRRRIVAFLLEQSELQSSALVRLPFSRKEWAEHLNTARPSLSREMGNLRDQGWILFKGREITLLDVDQMRDFIHSDEADSGGKS from the coding sequence ATGAAACCTGACCCTGCCGTGCTGCAGGCCTGTCTGCTGTTCCGGGGAAGGTCTGTAGAGGAGATTGAATCTCTGCTGCAAAAGATGATCTACACTGTCAGCGAGTATCCGAGAAAAACAGTAATCCTCGCGGAAGGCGACAAGGCGGACCGCCTCGGTATCGTGCTCTCGGGACGGGTGGAAGTACAGAAGAACCACCCCACAGGCAGCGGTGTAACCATTGCCCATCTGAATCAAGGCCAGACCATTGGCGAAGCCGTGCTGTTCCGCAGAAACAACAGTGTGCCCGCCACGGTTACCGCCTCTGATCCCTGCACCGTTATGTTCATCGGCAAGCAGGAGCTGCTGCGGATGTTTTCGGCAGATACAGACCTGCTGACCCGCTTCATTGAGAATCTGTCCGAGCGGCTGGTGCTGGTCAACCGGAAGATTGAAATCCTCTCAGCCGGACCGCTGCGGCGGCGGATTGTCGCTTTTCTGCTGGAGCAGTCGGAGCTGCAGTCCTCCGCTCTTGTCCGGCTTCCTTTCAGCAGAAAGGAATGGGCAGAGCATTTAAATACGGCACGGCCCTCGCTTTCCCGTGAAATGGGGAATCTGCGCGACCAGGGCTGGATTCTTTTCAAGGGGAGGGAAATCACCCTGCTGGACGTGGATCAGATGAGGGACTTCATTCACAGTGACGAAGCGGATTCCGGGGGCAAGAGCTGA